In Brevibacterium zhoupengii, the following are encoded in one genomic region:
- a CDS encoding Dyp-type peroxidase, with protein MTVQNVALPNGRTPQHVLGPPAPSAIFLVVTVHPGAEGEVKNFLGDVSGLVRTVGFRSREDHLSCVTGIGASLWDRMYSIPRPAQLHPFIEQRGDTHTAPSTPGDILFHIRARRIDLCFELARLIIGELGSSVDVVDEVHGFRYFDERDILGFVDGTENPEDQEAIDSAYVGPEDPDCEGGSYVIVQKYTHDMKEWESLGVEAQEAAFGRHKLSDMEFDDDDKAANSHLILNTIEDEDGTEHKIVRDNMVFGSVESGEYGTYFIGYAGDPSVTEQMLENMFIGDPPGTYDRILDFSTAETGNLFYVPTQDFLEDPGDDEDAAADEDAAAETDDTGGPADDSARNSTEPADQTAVDAARDTSDGSLGIGSLKRSRQ; from the coding sequence GTGACGGTACAGAACGTGGCACTTCCGAACGGGAGGACTCCGCAGCACGTCCTGGGTCCGCCTGCCCCCTCGGCGATCTTCCTCGTCGTCACCGTCCACCCGGGTGCAGAAGGAGAGGTCAAGAACTTCCTCGGCGATGTCAGCGGACTCGTGCGCACCGTTGGATTCCGCTCCCGCGAAGACCACCTGAGCTGTGTCACGGGCATCGGCGCCTCACTGTGGGACCGCATGTACTCGATACCGCGACCCGCTCAGCTGCACCCCTTCATCGAACAGCGCGGCGACACCCACACAGCCCCCTCGACCCCAGGCGACATCCTCTTCCACATCCGCGCGCGACGCATCGACCTGTGCTTCGAACTCGCTCGGCTCATCATCGGAGAGCTCGGCTCGTCTGTCGATGTCGTCGACGAGGTGCACGGATTCCGCTACTTCGATGAACGCGACATCTTGGGCTTCGTCGACGGGACCGAGAATCCCGAAGATCAGGAGGCCATCGACTCGGCCTACGTCGGTCCCGAAGACCCCGATTGTGAGGGCGGCAGCTACGTCATCGTGCAGAAGTACACGCACGACATGAAGGAGTGGGAGTCGCTGGGCGTCGAGGCCCAGGAGGCGGCATTCGGGCGCCACAAGCTCTCCGACATGGAGTTCGACGACGATGACAAGGCCGCGAACTCCCATCTCATCCTCAACACCATCGAGGATGAGGACGGGACCGAACACAAGATCGTGCGCGACAACATGGTCTTCGGGTCCGTCGAGTCAGGCGAATACGGAACGTACTTCATCGGCTACGCCGGCGATCCTTCGGTGACCGAGCAGATGCTGGAGAATATGTTCATCGGAGACCCTCCCGGGACCTATGACCGCATCCTCGACTTCTCGACCGCGGAGACCGGCAATCTGTTCTACGTCCCGACTCAGGACTTCCTCGAGGATCCGGGCGATGACGAGGATGCAGCCGCGGACGAGGATGCAGCTGCTGAGACCGATGACACGGGTGGTCCCGCCGACGATTCGGCGAGGAATTCCACCGAACCCGCAGATCAGACAGCCGTGGATGCCGCTCGGGATACGTCCGACGGCAGCCTCGGAATAGGAAGTCTCAAAAGGAGTAGACAGTGA
- a CDS encoding family 1 encapsulin nanocompartment shell protein — translation MNNLYRDLAPVTDSAWAEIEEEARRTFKRNIAGRRIVDVEGPTGFETSSVGTGHIRTLGSTGHGISIKQRISQEFIELRVPFTVTRQAIDDVERGSGDSDWQPVKDAATTIAMAEDSAILHGLDSAGIGGIMPGSSNTPVAIPDAVEDFADSLAQALGGLRKAGVDGPYSLLLSSEEYTKVSESTDHGYPVRDHFSRLLGDGEIIWAPALEGALLVSVRGGDYELHLGQDLSIGYHSHDGDSVELYLQETFGFLALTDESSVPLHR, via the coding sequence GTGAACAATCTCTATCGCGACCTCGCCCCAGTCACGGACTCCGCCTGGGCCGAGATCGAAGAGGAAGCCCGCCGTACCTTCAAGCGCAATATCGCCGGCCGCCGTATCGTCGACGTCGAGGGCCCCACCGGCTTCGAGACCTCGTCCGTAGGCACCGGCCACATCCGCACACTCGGGAGCACCGGCCACGGCATCTCGATCAAGCAGCGCATCTCGCAGGAATTCATCGAGCTGCGAGTGCCGTTCACAGTCACCCGGCAGGCCATCGACGATGTCGAACGCGGGTCCGGCGATTCGGATTGGCAACCCGTCAAAGATGCCGCCACCACGATCGCGATGGCTGAGGACAGTGCAATCCTCCACGGCCTCGACTCGGCCGGCATCGGCGGAATCATGCCCGGCAGCTCGAATACCCCGGTGGCGATCCCCGATGCCGTCGAGGACTTCGCCGACTCCCTGGCCCAAGCGCTCGGCGGTCTGCGCAAGGCCGGCGTCGACGGCCCCTACAGCCTGCTGCTGTCCTCCGAGGAGTATACGAAGGTCTCGGAATCGACCGACCACGGCTACCCGGTCCGCGATCACTTCTCCCGCCTGCTCGGCGACGGAGAGATCATCTGGGCCCCGGCGCTCGAAGGGGCGCTCCTTGTCTCGGTGCGTGGCGGAGACTACGAGCTGCACCTCGGCCAGGACCTCTCGATCGGTTATCACAGCCATGACGGCGACAGCGTCGAGCTCTACCTTCAGGAGACCTTCGGATTCCTTGCTCTGACGGACGAATCCAGTGTTCCCCTGCATCGCTGA
- a CDS encoding dihydrofolate reductase family protein, whose amino-acid sequence MSSAPSDASNGGPRVNRLVPAPQQTVTLPEAFAFPEGVERWVRAVFVASVDGAATIAGRAGGLGNDTDKGLFALNRALADVILVGAGTARVEGYGSAEDDRQWRHLRQGRTPTAPMAVVSHSLDFDFSSPLFTEAPDAARTIVITCADAPAQARAQAAEVAEVVVAGRSMVDLSVAIAELASRGLSRIVCEGGPRLFTDLLRTGDVDELSLTRSPMLVAGNGTSILRGTQFDPPAELSLASLYGTDDGYLYLLYHREG is encoded by the coding sequence ATGAGCAGTGCCCCGAGTGATGCCTCGAATGGTGGCCCGCGTGTGAACAGGCTCGTGCCCGCACCGCAGCAGACGGTGACTCTTCCTGAGGCCTTTGCCTTCCCCGAGGGTGTCGAGCGGTGGGTGCGGGCCGTGTTCGTGGCGTCGGTCGATGGCGCTGCGACCATCGCCGGTCGCGCCGGTGGATTGGGCAACGACACGGACAAGGGACTATTCGCGCTCAACCGGGCCTTGGCCGACGTCATCCTCGTGGGCGCGGGTACGGCTCGAGTCGAGGGCTACGGCTCGGCCGAAGATGATCGGCAGTGGCGTCACCTGCGTCAGGGGCGAACCCCGACTGCGCCCATGGCCGTGGTCTCACACAGTCTGGACTTCGACTTCTCGTCCCCACTGTTCACCGAGGCCCCGGACGCGGCCCGAACCATCGTCATCACGTGTGCCGATGCACCCGCGCAGGCCCGTGCGCAGGCGGCTGAGGTCGCCGAGGTGGTCGTGGCCGGGCGCTCAATGGTGGACCTGAGCGTGGCGATCGCTGAGCTTGCTTCCCGTGGTCTGTCCCGCATCGTCTGCGAAGGCGGACCTCGCCTGTTCACCGATCTGCTGAGGACCGGGGACGTCGACGAACTCAGCCTGACGAGGAGCCCCATGCTGGTGGCAGGGAATGGGACCAGCATTCTCCGCGGTACGCAGTTCGACCCGCCGGCCGAACTCTCCTTGGCGTCCCTGTACGGCACCGACGACGGCTATCTTTACCTGCTCTATCACCGCGAAGGCTGA
- a CDS encoding TetR/AcrR family transcriptional regulator: MTSETEDLNAIVRGARAEFRERQIVDAAIGLMQKKGAHSVSMQAIAKSTGVSVGLLYKYFSDKEQIVLAAITRVLEDFRIRVPAAIEKTDDPVDRIIAAFTEFCQVVDEHRQAVVLTYQVSRSLSRDGLESIQTQELATLQPLIDVVAEAGAQGDLHNVDANTLGHDLMTMAHMWALKHWYFQQREVSLEEYIAQQVRTVVMNNLSESARKRVDKSAVG; encoded by the coding sequence ATGACAAGTGAGACCGAAGATCTCAATGCCATCGTTCGCGGTGCTCGAGCCGAGTTCCGTGAACGGCAGATCGTCGACGCCGCGATCGGCCTGATGCAGAAGAAGGGCGCGCACTCCGTGTCCATGCAGGCGATCGCGAAGTCGACCGGGGTCAGCGTCGGTCTGCTCTACAAGTACTTCTCGGACAAGGAGCAGATCGTCCTCGCCGCGATCACGCGGGTGCTCGAGGACTTCCGCATCCGCGTGCCGGCGGCCATTGAGAAGACCGACGACCCCGTCGACCGCATCATCGCGGCCTTCACGGAGTTCTGCCAGGTCGTCGACGAGCATCGGCAGGCGGTCGTGCTGACCTACCAGGTCTCACGGTCACTCTCGCGTGACGGCCTCGAGTCTATCCAGACTCAGGAGCTCGCAACCCTGCAGCCGCTCATCGATGTCGTCGCCGAGGCGGGGGCACAGGGCGATCTCCATAACGTCGATGCGAATACCCTCGGCCACGACCTCATGACGATGGCGCACATGTGGGCACTCAAGCATTGGTACTTCCAGCAGCGGGAGGTCAGTCTCGAGGAGTACATCGCCCAGCAGGTCCGCACGGTTGTGATGAACAACCTCAGCGAGAGCGCGCGGAAGCGAGTGGATAAGTCGGCAGTCGGGTGA
- a CDS encoding AMP-binding protein, with translation MPTRFDTILTESLIADHTSTGAWKNRTLLDHLDHWTAETPDAIASRDPYGSHTYRQLAEDSQRCARALVDLGVEPGDVVGIQLPNWYEWLVIHLGAIRAGAVSNGLIPIYRDREIGYMAKKSGVSVLFVPHTFRKFDYTEMVDRLRTQLPDLRHTVVLNTPGESDFTPREGFEEWTDFLGRGDSAPAADVDWEARRPDPNDVGLILFTSGTTGDPKGVMHTHNSVLAAALPWPDHLGLGAGSVIHMASTFGHLTGFMYGVCLPLLIGGTGVFQDVWNGEEFARLIDEYKVEHTSGATPFLHDLIEVAKTTSHDLSSLRHFCCMGAPIPRVMIRESKELLPELNVFGGWGQTECGLVTMTAPGDSEEKVASTDGRALGDMQLRVVDPLGEPVPAGSEGKVQVKGPFLFVGYLLEPKLTEDAFDGDWLDTGDIAEMDAEGFIKIGGRSKDIIIRGGENIPVAYVENILYEHPAITQVALVAVPHPRLQEIACAVVSLREGETFTMDDLREFFASKGVTKHYWPEVLQILDEFPRTPSGKIQKFKLREEVVVKHDK, from the coding sequence ATGCCCACTCGATTCGACACGATCCTCACCGAGTCCCTCATCGCGGACCACACCTCGACCGGTGCGTGGAAGAACAGAACACTGCTCGACCACCTCGATCATTGGACAGCGGAGACTCCCGATGCGATCGCCTCACGCGACCCCTACGGGTCCCACACCTATCGGCAGCTGGCCGAGGACTCTCAGCGGTGCGCCCGCGCCCTGGTCGACCTCGGAGTGGAGCCCGGCGACGTCGTCGGCATCCAACTGCCCAATTGGTACGAGTGGCTGGTCATCCACCTCGGCGCGATCCGGGCAGGGGCCGTGAGCAACGGCCTCATCCCGATCTACCGTGACCGCGAAATCGGCTACATGGCGAAGAAATCGGGAGTGTCCGTGCTCTTCGTCCCGCACACGTTTCGGAAGTTCGACTACACGGAGATGGTCGACCGCCTGCGGACGCAGCTGCCGGATCTGCGCCACACGGTCGTGCTCAACACGCCCGGGGAATCCGACTTCACCCCACGTGAGGGATTCGAAGAGTGGACGGACTTCCTCGGCCGCGGCGACAGCGCCCCCGCTGCCGACGTCGACTGGGAAGCGCGTCGACCCGACCCCAACGACGTCGGTCTCATCCTCTTCACTTCGGGAACGACGGGCGACCCGAAGGGCGTCATGCACACCCACAACTCCGTGCTGGCGGCTGCCCTGCCCTGGCCGGACCACCTGGGACTCGGAGCAGGATCGGTCATCCACATGGCCTCGACGTTCGGCCATCTCACCGGGTTCATGTACGGAGTGTGCCTGCCCCTGCTCATCGGCGGAACCGGGGTCTTCCAAGATGTCTGGAACGGTGAGGAGTTCGCCCGTCTCATCGACGAATACAAGGTCGAACACACCTCGGGCGCCACACCGTTCCTCCACGACCTCATCGAGGTGGCGAAGACGACGAGCCATGACCTATCCAGCCTCCGGCATTTCTGCTGCATGGGTGCACCGATCCCCCGTGTCATGATCCGCGAGTCGAAGGAGCTGCTGCCCGAGCTCAACGTCTTCGGCGGCTGGGGTCAGACCGAGTGCGGTCTCGTCACCATGACCGCTCCCGGTGATTCCGAGGAGAAGGTCGCCAGCACGGACGGACGTGCCCTCGGCGACATGCAGCTGCGGGTCGTCGATCCTCTCGGCGAGCCGGTACCTGCAGGAAGTGAAGGAAAGGTCCAGGTCAAAGGCCCATTCCTGTTCGTCGGTTACCTCTTGGAGCCGAAGCTCACCGAAGACGCCTTCGACGGGGATTGGCTGGACACCGGCGATATCGCCGAGATGGACGCCGAGGGCTTCATCAAGATCGGCGGACGCTCCAAAGACATCATCATCCGTGGTGGGGAGAATATTCCCGTCGCCTACGTCGAAAACATCCTCTACGAGCACCCGGCGATCACCCAGGTCGCTCTCGTCGCCGTTCCTCATCCGCGCCTGCAGGAGATCGCCTGCGCCGTGGTCTCCCTGCGCGAAGGAGAGACCTTCACAATGGACGATCTGCGTGAATTCTTCGCCTCGAAGGGGGTCACGAAGCACTACTGGCCCGAGGTTCTCCAGATCCTCGACGAGTTCCCGCGCACACCGAGCGGTAAGATTCAGAAGTTCAAACTGCGCGAGGAAGTGGTCGTGAAGCATGACAAGTGA
- a CDS encoding SDR family NAD(P)-dependent oxidoreductase has translation MSALDNRIIIVTGAASGIGKGIATRLASEGATVVVADLDEKKSQETASALGNGSIGIAVDVTDRAKVDAMTARTIEEFGRIDVLVNNAGWDKVEPFMESTADTWDRVIAINLIGTLNCTQSVAAHMIAAESGAIISIGSDAGRVGSSGEAVYSAAKGGIISFTKTFAREVARHNITANCVCPGPADTPLFAEISADNPKLRTALEKAIPMRRLAHPDDLANAVAFFAQPESAYVTGQTLSVSGGLTMA, from the coding sequence ATGTCTGCACTCGACAACCGCATCATCATCGTCACCGGCGCCGCCTCAGGGATCGGCAAGGGCATCGCGACCCGACTGGCCTCCGAGGGCGCCACCGTGGTCGTGGCCGATCTCGACGAGAAGAAGTCCCAGGAGACCGCCTCGGCGCTGGGCAACGGATCGATCGGCATCGCCGTCGATGTCACCGACCGGGCCAAGGTCGATGCCATGACCGCGCGGACCATCGAAGAATTCGGGCGCATCGACGTCCTCGTCAACAACGCCGGCTGGGACAAGGTCGAACCCTTCATGGAATCGACTGCCGACACCTGGGACCGCGTCATCGCGATCAACTTGATCGGGACCCTCAACTGCACCCAGTCGGTCGCCGCGCACATGATCGCCGCTGAATCCGGTGCAATCATCAGCATCGGCTCCGACGCCGGTCGCGTCGGTTCCAGCGGTGAAGCCGTGTACTCCGCGGCCAAGGGCGGCATCATCTCGTTCACGAAGACCTTCGCCCGAGAGGTCGCCCGACACAACATCACCGCAAACTGCGTGTGCCCCGGCCCTGCCGACACCCCGCTGTTCGCGGAGATCTCGGCTGACAACCCGAAGCTGCGCACCGCGCTGGAGAAGGCGATTCCGATGCGTCGCCTCGCCCACCCCGACGATCTGGCCAACGCGGTCGCCTTCTTCGCCCAGCCCGAATCGGCCTACGTCACCGGTCAGACCCTGTCCGTCTCCGGTGGGCTCACCATGGCCTGA